From Thermogemmata fonticola, a single genomic window includes:
- the recJ gene encoding single-stranded-DNA-specific exonuclease RecJ: protein MSQRQRVWHLLPAPEPLAVRRLAREAQISEVVAQLLWQRGIRSAPEAKQFLYGRLTDLLPPDRLSGVMEAARRIVSAIQARRKICIYGDYDVDGVTGTAILLRLLQHLQASVEYHIPIRLAEGYGLNAERLRELHQRQVQVVITVDCGIASLAEAELAQQLGMELIITDHHQWKVDGSGSPLLPPAAVIVHPRWPEGHYPSGELSGAGVAFKLAWAIAQVASGTKQGSLPHDLRNILLEGVGLAALGMVADAVPLRGENRLFVRHGLRRIVEHPSLGLSALMEAAQLQIGDRLTAEDVGYRLAPRLNAAGRLGCARMVVELLTTQSYTTAKTHAQFLEKQNDQRQALERQATHQAKEFVDQHYSNDPALVVADKRWHPGVVGIVAARLVEHYGKPAIVIAIREGESLATGSGRSVPELPLHEALRACDGLLESYGGHAAAAGLKILPERIDAFRTAFNQYVARHLPSGSPAPRLLLDAEIPLSAITPNLLQELDRLEPYGADNPPPKFLASDVTVEQIRRIGQGDSPRHLELRVSQGGQRFRCIGWNMAERYEELEKASRVCLAFTPQRNTYQGYSRIELRLLDIQCGSQPQLG, encoded by the coding sequence ATGTCCCAGCGCCAACGTGTCTGGCATTTGCTACCGGCACCGGAACCGTTGGCAGTGCGGCGTTTAGCTCGTGAAGCCCAGATTTCCGAAGTGGTGGCTCAGCTCTTATGGCAGCGGGGAATACGCAGTGCTCCGGAAGCCAAACAATTTCTCTATGGCCGCCTGACCGACCTTTTACCACCGGATCGACTCTCTGGGGTCATGGAAGCGGCCCGGCGGATCGTCTCCGCTATCCAGGCCCGGCGGAAGATTTGCATCTACGGCGATTATGACGTGGATGGCGTGACCGGAACGGCGATCCTGCTCCGCCTATTGCAACATCTGCAAGCCTCCGTGGAGTACCATATTCCGATCCGCCTGGCGGAAGGATATGGTCTGAACGCTGAGCGCTTGCGCGAATTGCACCAACGGCAGGTGCAGGTCGTCATCACCGTTGATTGCGGCATAGCTAGTCTTGCGGAAGCAGAATTGGCCCAACAGTTGGGCATGGAACTCATCATTACGGACCATCACCAGTGGAAGGTGGATGGGAGCGGCAGTCCGCTTCTGCCGCCGGCGGCTGTCATTGTCCACCCGCGCTGGCCGGAAGGACACTATCCCAGCGGCGAGTTGTCGGGTGCTGGGGTGGCCTTCAAGCTGGCCTGGGCTATCGCTCAAGTCGCCAGTGGAACCAAGCAAGGATCGTTGCCCCACGACTTGCGGAACATCCTTCTGGAAGGGGTCGGTCTAGCAGCTCTGGGCATGGTCGCGGATGCCGTGCCGCTGCGGGGAGAGAACCGCCTCTTCGTCCGGCACGGCTTGCGGAGGATCGTGGAGCATCCCTCGCTGGGGTTGAGTGCTCTCATGGAAGCCGCCCAGTTGCAGATCGGAGATAGGCTCACGGCAGAGGATGTGGGTTATCGTCTGGCACCACGGCTCAATGCCGCCGGGCGGCTCGGATGCGCTCGTATGGTCGTCGAACTGCTCACCACGCAATCCTACACCACAGCCAAAACTCATGCCCAGTTCCTGGAGAAACAGAACGACCAGCGCCAGGCTCTGGAACGCCAGGCGACCCACCAGGCCAAGGAATTCGTGGACCAGCACTATAGCAACGATCCGGCTCTGGTCGTGGCGGACAAGCGCTGGCATCCGGGGGTGGTCGGGATCGTGGCTGCCCGACTCGTGGAACATTACGGTAAGCCGGCGATCGTGATCGCCATCCGGGAGGGAGAAAGCCTGGCCACGGGAAGCGGGCGGAGCGTGCCGGAGTTGCCGTTACATGAAGCCTTGCGGGCCTGTGATGGTCTCCTGGAATCCTATGGGGGACATGCCGCCGCAGCGGGGTTGAAGATTTTGCCCGAACGGATCGATGCTTTCCGCACAGCCTTTAACCAGTACGTGGCCCGCCACCTGCCTTCAGGGTCCCCTGCCCCCCGCTTACTGCTTGATGCGGAAATCCCCCTGAGCGCTATCACGCCGAACCTGTTGCAAGAGCTAGACCGTCTGGAACCCTACGGAGCCGACAATCCACCGCCCAAATTTCTCGCCAGCGATGTCACGGTGGAGCAAATCCGGCGGATAGGGCAAGGGGACTCGCCGCGACACCTGGAGCTGCGCGTCTCCCAAGGCGGTCAACGCTTCCGTTGCATCGGCTGGAACATGGCGGAACGTTACGAGGAACTGGAGAAAGCATCTAGAGTGTGCCTGGCCTTTACTCCGCAGCGAAATACCTACCAAGGTTACAGTCGTATCGAGCTGAGACTTCTGGACATCCAGTGTGGGTCCCAGCCCCAATTGGGGTAG
- a CDS encoding helix-turn-helix transcriptional regulator has translation MSAAQEGPELARKIARLVEEKGWNQEDFARIARLNRHTVRHILRGQLKRQLRNATISQCAEALGLTVSELRDLPLECLLARMHGQLPPTSEALRLLRERTTLPELIQWIDEHPQRAAAFTLAEVEELLLAQEPGGYLERLDVDTAITLLEQRRRIVQALRQITDPECLEAVERLVEVLAKRSRESLA, from the coding sequence ATGTCTGCTGCCCAGGAAGGACCCGAATTGGCCCGTAAAATTGCCCGCCTGGTGGAAGAGAAAGGTTGGAATCAGGAGGATTTTGCCCGCATTGCCCGGCTCAACCGCCACACGGTCCGCCATATTCTCCGCGGGCAACTCAAGCGTCAACTCCGCAACGCCACCATTAGCCAGTGTGCGGAAGCTTTGGGCTTAACCGTCAGTGAGCTGCGGGACTTGCCCCTGGAGTGCCTGCTTGCGCGCATGCACGGCCAGCTTCCCCCCACATCTGAAGCTCTCCGCTTGCTCCGCGAACGCACTACACTCCCCGAACTGATTCAGTGGATCGATGAGCACCCCCAGCGCGCCGCAGCCTTCACCCTGGCGGAAGTCGAAGAATTACTTCTCGCTCAGGAACCCGGCGGCTATCTCGAACGCCTCGATGTAGATACCGCCATCACCTTGCTAGAACAACGTCGCCGGATCGTCCAGGCGTTGCGGCAGATCACCGACCCCGAATGTCTGGAGGCCGTCGAACGCTTGGTCGAAGTGCTTGCCAAACGAAGCCGGGAAAGTCTGGCATAA